In the genome of Haloarcula sp. CBA1129, one region contains:
- a CDS encoding hydantoinase B/oxoprolinase family protein, with product MSDNTTTTSERHIDPVTLEILRNQLESVATEMGHVLIRGAYSPNIKERQDCSTALFDASGRMVAQAEHIPVHLGAMPDAVDVVLQKDPKPGDVFIVNDPFAGGTHLPDITLVSTIAPNGEIIGYAVSRAHHADVGGSSPGSMPPGAQEIYEEGLRLPAVRLVDGGEPNEAVHDLIRANVRTPDEREADLRAQRAANERAEERIGDLLADHGSTLLDAFDAVIEYSRERVEAELDSLPDGTYRAQDILEGDGVTDDDIPIEVAVTIDGASIAVDFDGTADQVAGNLNAPLSVAKSAVYFVVRAITDPEIPPNHGCYDPVSVSAPEGSVLNPDAPAAVVGGNVETSQRVMDVTLAALATAVPDTVPAGGQGTMNNLIIGDRTGDFTYYETIGGGFGARPGKDGMDGVQVGMTNTLNTPVEAMETEYPLRVERYALRPSSGGNGRYRGGLGLERTVTVETDATVSLLTERRRTAPAGLDGGEDGATGENLVDGEPVPAKASVDVEAGTTVSVRTPGGGGHGEPAERDPEAVERDRCDGKVDDR from the coding sequence ATGAGCGACAACACTACGACAACGAGCGAGAGACACATCGACCCTGTAACGCTTGAAATCCTCAGGAACCAGCTTGAGAGTGTGGCAACCGAGATGGGCCACGTACTCATCCGCGGGGCGTACTCCCCGAACATCAAGGAGCGACAGGACTGTTCGACGGCGCTCTTTGATGCATCGGGGCGGATGGTCGCACAAGCGGAACATATCCCGGTACACCTCGGCGCGATGCCCGACGCGGTAGATGTCGTTCTTCAGAAGGACCCGAAGCCGGGCGACGTCTTCATCGTCAACGACCCGTTCGCGGGTGGGACACACCTCCCGGACATCACGCTCGTCTCGACGATAGCACCCAACGGCGAGATCATCGGGTACGCAGTCTCGCGAGCCCATCACGCCGACGTGGGTGGGAGTTCGCCGGGCAGTATGCCACCGGGCGCACAGGAGATTTACGAGGAGGGGCTTCGACTGCCGGCGGTTCGCCTCGTTGACGGCGGCGAGCCCAATGAGGCAGTTCACGACCTTATCCGAGCCAACGTTCGGACGCCGGACGAGCGGGAAGCGGACCTCCGGGCCCAGCGCGCCGCGAACGAGCGGGCTGAGGAACGCATCGGAGACCTACTGGCGGACCACGGTTCAACCCTGCTTGACGCGTTCGATGCCGTCATCGAGTACTCCCGCGAGCGGGTCGAGGCTGAACTCGATTCGCTCCCGGACGGAACATATCGAGCACAGGATATCCTCGAAGGCGACGGCGTGACCGATGACGACATCCCGATTGAAGTGGCCGTTACCATCGATGGGGCCTCGATAGCTGTCGACTTCGACGGGACTGCCGATCAGGTGGCGGGCAACCTGAACGCGCCGCTCTCAGTCGCGAAGAGCGCGGTCTACTTCGTCGTTCGGGCGATCACCGACCCAGAGATACCGCCGAACCACGGCTGCTACGATCCGGTCTCCGTGTCCGCACCGGAAGGATCAGTACTCAACCCGGACGCGCCAGCCGCTGTCGTCGGTGGCAATGTCGAGACGAGCCAGCGCGTCATGGATGTCACGCTGGCGGCGCTCGCCACGGCAGTCCCCGACACGGTACCTGCCGGTGGGCAGGGAACGATGAACAACCTCATCATCGGCGACCGAACCGGCGATTTCACGTATTACGAGACAATCGGCGGTGGGTTCGGTGCCCGGCCCGGGAAAGACGGGATGGACGGTGTACAGGTCGGCATGACGAACACGCTCAACACGCCCGTCGAAGCGATGGAGACCGAATATCCGCTCCGGGTCGAACGGTACGCGCTGCGCCCGTCAAGCGGCGGAAACGGCCGATACCGCGGCGGACTGGGGCTCGAACGAACCGTCACCGTCGAAACCGACGCCACCGTGTCACTGCTGACAGAGCGGCGGCGGACGGCCCCTGCTGGACTCGATGGCGGCGAAGACGGCGCGACGGGGGAAAATCTGGTCGACGGCGAGCCGGTCCCTGCGAAGGCCTCCGTCGACGTCGAGGCTGGGACGACCGTCTCCGTTCGAACACCGGGTGGCGGCGGCCACGGCGAGCCAGCAGAGCGGGACCCGGAAGCTGTGGAACGTGACCGATGTGACGGAAAGGTGGACGACCGATGA
- a CDS encoding hydantoinase/oxoprolinase family protein, producing MSDRRIGVDVGGTFTDVTLSLDGELVTAKVPSTEDQSEGVIAGIEKACAEADIDPETVSEFSHAMTVSVNALLEENGAKTALVTTEGFRDVLEIGRQDRPSLYDLSAEKPTPLVPRRRRFEVSERTTTDGIEQSVDEADVRSIAAQLREIDVESVAVSLLHAYAHPENETRVAEVLRDELDVPVSASHEVLAEFREYERTSTTAVDAYVRPAIDHYISHLTDRARELGVPQPRIMQANGGITDADTVRQNAVTTVLSGPAAGVVGAGSMAADEQNGLVTFDMGGTSSDVSLVRDGEAERTTEGVINERPIKTPMVDVETVGAGGGSIAWVDAGGALRIGPRSAGATPGPACYGKGGTEPTVTDANLVLGYIGESTSLGGELSLDVDAAYTALANLADEAGLDGPVEAARGVYRVANANMTRAIRSVTVERGYDPRKFGLAAFGGAGPMHAAAIADSLDIDRVVIPRASGVLSAYGLLAADEKRDAVRTYQRSLDAVDPDDVDAVYEDMAEELLAEVSNREAATVRYSADLRYAGQSFELTVDIDRPFDTADARERFATAHESAYGYRADESVELVNCRVTTTVERSAPPVEYDAVGDPRKGSREAVFAGDARETPVYERARLPPRDEIDGPAIVEGNESTIVVPPTWNVQVRDDGTLTAEVSDR from the coding sequence ATGAGCGACCGGCGAATCGGTGTCGACGTCGGTGGCACCTTCACTGACGTGACGCTGTCACTCGATGGCGAACTCGTGACCGCAAAGGTCCCAAGCACCGAGGACCAGAGCGAGGGCGTGATCGCCGGGATCGAGAAGGCGTGTGCGGAGGCTGATATCGACCCGGAGACCGTGAGCGAGTTCTCCCACGCGATGACTGTTTCGGTCAACGCGCTCCTCGAAGAGAACGGCGCAAAGACCGCGCTCGTCACGACCGAGGGGTTCCGAGACGTGCTGGAAATCGGCCGTCAGGATCGCCCGTCGCTGTACGACCTGTCCGCCGAAAAGCCGACGCCGCTGGTTCCCAGACGCCGACGGTTCGAAGTGTCCGAACGGACGACCACCGACGGTATCGAACAGTCCGTCGACGAGGCCGACGTGCGATCAATCGCCGCGCAGTTGCGCGAGATCGACGTTGAGTCGGTCGCCGTCTCGCTGTTGCACGCGTACGCCCACCCTGAAAACGAGACGCGCGTCGCAGAGGTCCTGCGGGACGAACTCGACGTTCCCGTTTCGGCCTCACACGAAGTCCTCGCCGAGTTCCGCGAGTACGAACGAACGTCGACGACGGCCGTCGACGCCTATGTGCGACCGGCAATTGACCACTACATCAGTCATCTCACCGACCGAGCACGGGAGCTCGGGGTCCCACAGCCCCGGATTATGCAGGCTAACGGCGGAATCACCGACGCGGACACCGTCAGGCAGAACGCCGTGACGACCGTCCTCTCCGGTCCTGCCGCCGGGGTCGTGGGGGCAGGTTCGATGGCGGCCGACGAACAGAACGGGCTGGTCACGTTCGATATGGGTGGGACTTCCAGCGACGTGAGTCTCGTCCGCGACGGGGAAGCCGAACGGACGACGGAGGGGGTCATCAACGAGCGGCCGATCAAGACGCCGATGGTCGACGTGGAAACAGTCGGCGCAGGTGGCGGCTCAATCGCTTGGGTCGACGCCGGTGGCGCACTGCGAATCGGACCACGTTCGGCCGGCGCTACTCCCGGTCCCGCCTGCTACGGCAAGGGCGGCACCGAGCCGACCGTCACCGACGCAAACCTCGTGCTGGGATACATCGGAGAGAGCACTAGCCTCGGTGGCGAGCTCTCACTGGACGTGGACGCAGCGTACACCGCGCTCGCAAATCTCGCCGACGAAGCGGGTCTCGATGGTCCCGTTGAAGCCGCTCGTGGCGTCTACCGCGTCGCGAACGCGAACATGACCAGAGCCATTCGCTCCGTGACCGTCGAGCGTGGGTACGACCCGCGGAAGTTCGGGCTCGCTGCGTTCGGGGGTGCCGGGCCGATGCACGCGGCAGCAATCGCGGACAGCCTCGATATCGACCGGGTAGTGATCCCGCGCGCCTCGGGCGTACTGTCGGCATACGGCCTGCTTGCGGCCGATGAGAAGCGCGACGCCGTACGGACGTATCAGCGATCGCTCGACGCGGTCGACCCCGACGATGTCGATGCAGTCTACGAGGACATGGCCGAAGAACTGCTGGCTGAGGTCAGCAACCGCGAGGCGGCGACAGTGCGATACTCCGCCGATCTCCGGTACGCCGGCCAGAGCTTCGAACTCACTGTGGATATCGACCGACCGTTTGACACCGCGGACGCCCGCGAGCGGTTTGCAACAGCCCACGAGTCCGCGTACGGCTATCGAGCGGACGAGTCGGTCGAACTGGTGAACTGTCGCGTGACGACGACAGTCGAACGGAGCGCGCCGCCGGTCGAGTACGATGCCGTTGGCGACCCGCGAAAGGGATCCCGCGAGGCAGTGTTTGCCGGTGATGCCCGCGAAACGCCGGTTTACGAGCGGGCACGACTGCCACCACGGGACGAGATCGACGGCCCTGCGATTGTCGAGGGCAACGAGAGTACAATCGTCGTCCCACCGACTTGGAACGTACAGGTGCGTGATGACGGGACACTGACAGCGGAGGTGAGCGACAGATGA
- a CDS encoding Nramp family divalent metal transporter, with the protein MSITKRLKAVGPGAMVAAAFIGPGTVTTASVTGAEFGYALLWTMVFSIVATIVLQEMSARLGLVSGEGLGEALRERFDNQIVEYVSIFLVVGAIGVGTAAYEAGNILGGAAGLATITGIDSTVWGVVIGLVAGLLLYTGRYKLIERALIGLVAVMAFSFVASAILIGPDPGAIAMGFVPGIPSGSLYLITGLIGTTIVGYNLFLHASNVQERWSGPEDIGHSRIDTVLSIVAGGVITITIMVTAAAAFEPGTQISDIGQMAEQLRPIAGPYAELFFSIGIFAAGFTSATTAPLAGAWATTGALGWDSDMQSTQFRAVWGTILGVGVLSVLLGGSPVQIIVFAQVVNGILLPIVAVFLIYAMNQRDLLGEYTNGSVANALGVIVTLIVVWLGVRTLLSVAGVL; encoded by the coding sequence ATGAGCATTACGAAACGACTCAAAGCCGTCGGCCCGGGAGCGATGGTCGCCGCCGCGTTCATCGGCCCAGGCACGGTCACGACTGCGAGCGTCACCGGAGCGGAGTTCGGCTATGCGCTTCTATGGACAATGGTCTTCTCGATTGTGGCAACGATTGTGCTTCAAGAGATGAGCGCGCGACTTGGCCTTGTCTCGGGCGAAGGACTCGGCGAAGCACTCCGGGAGCGGTTCGACAATCAGATCGTCGAATACGTGAGTATATTCCTTGTCGTCGGCGCTATCGGCGTCGGGACTGCCGCCTACGAGGCCGGGAATATCCTCGGCGGTGCCGCAGGGCTCGCGACCATCACGGGTATCGACTCGACGGTGTGGGGCGTCGTGATTGGACTCGTCGCCGGGCTCCTGCTGTACACTGGCCGGTACAAACTGATCGAGCGAGCCCTCATCGGCTTGGTCGCCGTGATGGCGTTCTCGTTCGTGGCATCGGCGATTCTCATCGGCCCCGATCCCGGTGCGATTGCGATGGGGTTCGTCCCCGGTATCCCCTCGGGGTCGCTGTATCTCATCACCGGCCTCATCGGGACGACCATCGTCGGGTACAACCTGTTCCTGCACGCGAGTAACGTTCAGGAGCGGTGGAGCGGTCCCGAGGATATCGGCCACTCACGTATCGACACAGTGCTGTCAATCGTTGCTGGGGGCGTGATCACGATCACGATCATGGTGACCGCGGCCGCGGCCTTCGAGCCGGGGACGCAGATCAGCGATATCGGCCAGATGGCCGAACAGTTGCGACCCATCGCCGGTCCGTACGCCGAATTGTTCTTCAGCATCGGCATATTCGCTGCCGGGTTTACGAGCGCGACGACAGCACCGCTTGCGGGCGCGTGGGCGACCACGGGTGCACTGGGCTGGGATTCGGATATGCAGAGCACACAGTTCCGCGCCGTCTGGGGGACCATCCTCGGGGTCGGGGTTCTCTCGGTGTTGCTGGGTGGCAGTCCCGTCCAGATCATCGTGTTCGCACAGGTTGTCAACGGGATTTTATTGCCAATCGTCGCTGTATTCCTGATATACGCGATGAACCAGCGGGATCTCCTCGGAGAGTACACGAACGGGTCGGTAGCGAACGCGCTTGGCGTTATCGTGACGCTCATCGTCGTGTGGCTCGGGGTTCGAACGCTGCTCAGCGTCGCGGGGGTGCTGTAG
- a CDS encoding ribbon-helix-helix protein, CopG family, translating into MPTDRVTVSLDEETKETLEGLTDRTGESQSQLIREAIAFYAANFDSAHASDSDHLQTYYEMLSTGEHVLLDIDLLHALLSQFTDPADRDEATLEMIDQVAQYHAQEYAERFNSLEDVLEWLSLCGFLTVRRDEKGSFHVVFPSESVRWLMIRFIRGSIADLPFEIEIEESVSKVLLREQDP; encoded by the coding sequence ATGCCAACCGACCGCGTCACCGTCTCTCTCGACGAGGAGACCAAGGAGACGTTAGAAGGGTTGACCGACCGAACTGGGGAGAGTCAAAGCCAACTGATCCGCGAGGCAATCGCGTTCTACGCGGCGAACTTCGATTCAGCGCACGCGAGCGACAGCGACCACCTCCAGACGTACTACGAGATGCTCTCGACGGGCGAACACGTACTGCTGGATATCGACTTACTGCATGCACTCCTGAGCCAGTTTACTGATCCAGCGGACCGGGACGAGGCGACTCTCGAAATGATCGATCAGGTGGCGCAGTACCACGCCCAAGAGTATGCCGAACGGTTCAATTCGCTCGAAGACGTGCTCGAGTGGCTCTCGCTGTGTGGCTTCCTGACCGTTCGACGGGATGAGAAGGGAAGTTTCCACGTGGTGTTCCCGTCCGAGTCAGTGCGGTGGTTGATGATCCGGTTCATTCGCGGGAGCATCGCCGACCTTCCCTTCGAGATCGAGATCGAAGAGAGCGTTTCGAAGGTACTCTTGAGAGAACAGGACCCGTGA
- a CDS encoding Glu/Leu/Phe/Val dehydrogenase: MSDVNPYQSLRTQIDAAAQYVDISEGQLERLKTPERILETNLSVEMDDGSVEVFRAYRSQFNGDRGPYKGGIRYHPQVDRDEVKALSGWMVYKTATSDIPLGGGKGGIVIDPSNYSESELERVTRSFAKELTPLIGADRDVPAPDVNTGQREMNWIKDTYETLENTTEPGVITGKDLASGGSEGRVEATGRSTVVAAREAFEYLDKDLEGATVAVQGYGNAGWIAAKLIYEMGANVVAVSDSSGAIYSETSFDPVAVKDYKRETGSVVGYPEAEGELTNEELLTLDVDLLIPAALENAIGESLAHDISADVISEAANGPITPAADDVLSDRETLVIPDILANAGGVIVSYFEWVQNRQRFYWSEGRVNEELDSIIVDQFENLVDAYEERNLPSLRTAAYVVALQRVMNAGEQSGTWP; the protein is encoded by the coding sequence ATGTCTGATGTAAATCCGTACCAAAGTCTGCGAACGCAGATCGATGCAGCAGCACAATATGTAGACATCTCAGAGGGACAACTGGAACGGTTGAAAACCCCAGAGCGGATACTTGAAACGAACCTATCTGTCGAGATGGATGACGGGTCGGTCGAGGTGTTCCGGGCCTATCGATCACAGTTCAACGGCGACCGTGGCCCGTACAAGGGCGGCATCCGCTATCACCCACAGGTGGACCGCGACGAGGTCAAGGCGCTCTCCGGGTGGATGGTCTACAAGACGGCGACGAGCGATATCCCACTCGGCGGGGGGAAAGGTGGCATCGTCATCGACCCGAGTAACTATTCGGAGAGCGAACTCGAACGCGTCACGCGGTCGTTTGCGAAGGAACTGACGCCGCTGATCGGTGCCGACCGCGACGTGCCCGCACCCGATGTCAACACGGGCCAGCGCGAGATGAACTGGATCAAGGACACCTACGAGACACTCGAAAACACGACCGAGCCCGGCGTGATAACCGGGAAAGACCTCGCAAGCGGTGGCAGCGAGGGCCGCGTCGAAGCGACCGGGCGGTCGACGGTCGTCGCGGCGCGTGAAGCCTTCGAGTATCTCGACAAGGACCTCGAAGGCGCGACAGTCGCGGTTCAGGGCTACGGGAACGCCGGCTGGATCGCGGCGAAGCTCATCTACGAGATGGGTGCCAACGTCGTCGCTGTCTCCGATTCGAGCGGAGCTATCTACAGCGAAACGTCGTTCGACCCCGTCGCGGTCAAGGACTACAAACGCGAAACCGGGAGCGTCGTCGGCTATCCGGAGGCCGAGGGGGAACTCACGAACGAGGAACTGCTCACACTCGACGTCGACCTGTTGATCCCGGCCGCACTCGAAAACGCCATCGGCGAGTCGCTGGCGCATGATATCTCCGCCGACGTCATCTCTGAGGCCGCAAACGGCCCGATCACTCCCGCCGCGGACGATGTTCTCAGTGACCGCGAGACACTGGTCATTCCGGACATCCTCGCGAACGCCGGCGGCGTCATCGTGTCGTACTTCGAATGGGTCCAGAACAGACAGCGCTTCTACTGGTCCGAAGGGCGCGTGAACGAGGAACTGGATTCGATTATCGTCGACCAGTTCGAGAACCTCGTCGATGCCTACGAGGAGCGGAACCTCCCGTCGCTCCGAACCGCCGCGTACGTCGTTGCACTCCAGCGGGTCATGAACGCCGGCGAACAGAGCGGGACTTGGCCGTAA
- a CDS encoding bacterio-opsin activator domain-containing protein yields the protein MSDTETPLNTAKVLIVGSTTWIEPFTAALEASTEAAILTAATTSAAIDTVRQRSVDCVVTGETLDDGSGTGLVRQLRDSAPDLPVVLGTTDGSEALASEAIEVGVSDYVPLTGPDGLRIDELVERTEKALQSARQAITQRERARQFDAVFHDAQTATWVLDPDGSLARVNQTGRAMIDEDVDAVIGDLFWTLPWWAQSPATERDIRQLVAAARDGQFGNAVVHWPTTATDRVIELSVRPVENDFGDVTSIVIDGIDITEQVTLDRDLRQSEELHRVTLSNMTDTVLMTNEDGEYTYVCPNVHFIFGYTDDEIREQETIDTLLGEDLFDRSELAEKGVLKNIECTVTDKAGHEHTLLVNVREVAIQGGTLLYSCRDITKRKQREEALATLQETARKFLYTETNQEIAQHIVDDVLSVFDVSASAIYLHDVETNELQPVAQSQAMTDHHGPLPAVRTNDDTLPSHSFVNDETLVFDDVHTSDRLENRATDLRSVMFIPLGNHGVFVTGSTAVGVFDDVTQELTDLLAATAEAALDRVVRESQLREQDRELQRQNERLTALNHINNTIREIDQTIVSAETQDEINHTVCERLTDTDRFKFAWIGSVDPAGNTVEPQAWAGNEQGYLDSQSITVADSETEPAGQTAATGELTMIPNVAADLRNAPWRSDALTRDFLSVLSIPLVYNDLRHGVLTIYADTKDAFDETTRTVLRELGETIASALSAIERKHALLTTSVTRVEFDIDDERFLLSRLARSTGCTLSYEGGIQHAPAGNSVFVTVEDADMRTVAAAAADMTTIDDVTRISDDDTESGVLRLELSQPFLALELADHGAIFREATADPEGTTLVVDVPQSVDVRNIAQLVDRTFSGVELKRKETLERGIEQDRSSELLTDLTERQLEVIQTAYYSGYFESPRTKSGEDIATMLEISPPAFYQHVRTVQRKLFTTLFEDRSVSGLES from the coding sequence ATGAGCGACACTGAAACTCCCCTCAACACGGCCAAGGTCCTCATCGTTGGTTCGACGACTTGGATCGAGCCGTTCACAGCGGCTCTCGAAGCCAGCACCGAGGCCGCTATCCTCACCGCTGCGACGACATCGGCCGCCATAGATACCGTTCGGCAGCGCTCGGTCGACTGTGTCGTCACGGGCGAGACACTCGACGACGGGAGTGGCACTGGGCTGGTCCGACAGCTCCGGGACTCGGCTCCGGATCTCCCTGTCGTCCTCGGTACCACGGACGGAAGTGAGGCCTTGGCAAGCGAGGCAATCGAGGTTGGCGTTTCCGACTACGTGCCTCTCACAGGGCCAGACGGTCTGCGGATAGACGAATTGGTTGAGCGAACCGAGAAGGCGCTCCAGTCCGCTCGGCAAGCGATCACGCAGCGCGAACGAGCACGGCAGTTCGACGCCGTCTTTCACGACGCACAGACGGCCACGTGGGTCCTCGACCCGGACGGCTCTCTCGCCCGTGTAAACCAGACGGGACGGGCGATGATTGACGAGGACGTGGACGCGGTCATCGGTGACCTGTTCTGGACGCTGCCGTGGTGGGCACAGTCTCCGGCGACCGAGCGCGATATCCGGCAACTCGTGGCGGCCGCACGCGACGGGCAGTTCGGTAACGCAGTCGTTCACTGGCCGACCACGGCCACAGACCGCGTGATCGAGCTTTCGGTTCGGCCGGTCGAGAACGACTTCGGCGACGTCACCTCGATTGTGATCGACGGGATCGATATCACGGAGCAGGTCACCCTCGACCGTGACCTCCGCCAGTCCGAGGAACTCCACCGGGTCACGCTCAGCAATATGACCGACACTGTCCTCATGACGAACGAGGACGGGGAGTACACCTACGTCTGCCCGAACGTCCACTTCATCTTCGGCTACACCGACGACGAGATTCGCGAGCAGGAAACCATCGACACGCTCCTCGGCGAGGACCTGTTCGACCGTTCGGAACTCGCCGAGAAGGGCGTTCTCAAGAACATCGAGTGTACCGTCACCGACAAAGCCGGCCACGAGCACACGCTGCTGGTCAACGTCCGCGAAGTCGCGATTCAGGGCGGGACACTGCTGTACAGCTGTCGGGATATTACGAAACGGAAACAGCGCGAGGAAGCGCTGGCGACCCTGCAGGAAACCGCACGGAAGTTCCTCTACACCGAGACAAATCAGGAAATCGCCCAGCACATCGTCGATGACGTGCTCAGTGTCTTCGACGTCTCCGCGAGTGCCATCTACCTGCACGACGTCGAGACGAACGAACTCCAGCCCGTGGCACAGTCTCAGGCGATGACCGACCACCACGGGCCGCTGCCGGCCGTCCGCACGAACGACGATACGCTTCCGAGCCACAGCTTCGTCAACGACGAGACACTCGTGTTCGACGATGTCCACACGTCGGACCGACTGGAAAACCGGGCAACCGACCTCCGGAGCGTCATGTTCATTCCGCTCGGCAACCACGGCGTGTTCGTCACCGGCTCGACGGCTGTCGGCGTCTTCGATGACGTAACACAGGAACTCACCGACCTGCTTGCAGCCACCGCCGAAGCTGCCCTCGACCGGGTCGTCCGGGAGTCCCAGCTCCGGGAACAGGACCGCGAACTCCAGCGACAAAACGAGCGACTGACCGCCCTGAACCACATCAACAACACGATTCGGGAGATCGATCAGACCATCGTCAGCGCCGAAACACAGGACGAGATCAATCACACCGTCTGTGAACGGCTGACTGACACGGACCGGTTCAAGTTCGCGTGGATCGGGAGCGTCGATCCGGCCGGGAATACCGTCGAACCGCAAGCGTGGGCCGGCAACGAACAGGGGTATCTCGACAGTCAGTCAATCACCGTCGCGGACTCCGAGACCGAGCCCGCGGGCCAGACGGCGGCGACCGGTGAGCTGACCATGATACCAAACGTCGCCGCCGACCTCCGGAACGCGCCGTGGCGCTCGGACGCGCTCACGCGCGACTTCCTCTCTGTGTTGAGTATCCCGCTGGTGTACAACGACCTCAGGCACGGGGTCCTCACTATCTATGCGGACACGAAAGACGCGTTCGACGAGACAACGCGAACAGTATTGCGCGAACTCGGCGAAACAATCGCGTCGGCGCTCAGCGCCATCGAACGGAAACATGCGTTGCTCACGACGTCGGTGACCCGCGTCGAGTTCGACATTGACGACGAGCGATTCCTTCTGTCGCGACTCGCCCGGTCGACGGGGTGTACCCTTTCCTACGAGGGCGGCATCCAGCACGCGCCGGCCGGTAACAGTGTATTTGTTACGGTCGAAGACGCCGATATGCGTACAGTTGCGGCGGCTGCAGCGGATATGACGACGATAGATGACGTGACACGGATCAGTGACGACGACACTGAGAGTGGCGTCCTCCGGCTAGAGTTGTCACAGCCGTTTCTCGCGCTGGAACTGGCCGACCACGGCGCTATCTTCCGGGAAGCGACCGCGGACCCGGAGGGAACCACGCTTGTCGTCGATGTGCCACAGAGCGTCGACGTTCGAAACATTGCGCAGTTGGTCGACAGGACGTTCTCCGGCGTCGAACTCAAGCGCAAGGAAACGCTCGAACGGGGTATCGAGCAGGACCGGAGTTCGGAGTTACTCACGGACCTCACAGAGCGCCAGCTCGAAGTGATTCAGACCGCCTACTACAGCGGTTATTTCGAGTCACCGCGCACAAAATCCGGCGAGGACATCGCGACGATGCTCGAGATCTCGCCACCGGCGTTCTATCAGCACGTCCGGACCGTCCAACGGAAGCTGTTCACCACACTGTTCGAAGACCGGAGCGTATCGGGGCTGGAGTCCTGA
- a CDS encoding rubrerythrin-like domain-containing protein, translated as MRDVEQDHDEKTPYECFACGKVITAESHPENCQDCGGEMRNRLTPLE; from the coding sequence ATGAGAGATGTCGAGCAAGACCACGACGAGAAGACACCGTACGAGTGCTTTGCGTGTGGCAAAGTCATCACTGCAGAGAGCCACCCGGAGAACTGTCAGGACTGTGGCGGTGAGATGCGCAACCGACTGACACCGCTGGAATAA